A stretch of DNA from Strigops habroptila isolate Jane chromosome 1, bStrHab1.2.pri, whole genome shotgun sequence:
CAGATTCACaggtacagaaaataaatgcatgcagCCTCTTAACCACGATGACTTACCATTGTTATGTTATTTCCATTTAACAAAATCTGGTCTAGTTTTGTGATTCTTCTGCCCTCAGGTGTAATCTCACTGAAGCAACATTAGAAAAAGAACATAAGAACACGTAACCAGGGACAATGCTTCAAGTTTTGATTACAGAACTGACACACATCTCTGCATTAAAATGACAATTGTTGGAATTAACAAAGACATCAGCCACACCACAGTGTAACTGACCACCTGGGTAAAGAAAGCTACCTGGCACCTAAAAAGTTCCATTGTACTTTTCTGCTCAGTACAGAAAGACACGGATTCACCCTGTAAATCTCGGCAATTTCTTGAATACCACCAATAGTCAAAATAGGTTTCCAATATAAACATGGCCCAACAAAGTAATAAATACTCATCTTGAAGTCTGCCagctttttaaatctttgcttAGACCTTaaggaaatgtaaaagcaaacaaactacCGGAAAGTTCAACACACAACCCACTCAAAATCAAGGCTCCAAAATAGGAACCTGATTACAAGTATAAATCATGCAACAGCTACTCTATGACATGGCTGTCATATAGATCACCACCTATAGTTTAAGTTGAAGGTATAAACTATTCAGCTGGCAAGTACTCAAAAAATATAAGAACATTTTGCATATAGATTTTatacaatattttttccctcaagaAACCAGACACTAAATagcaagaaaaggcagaaataataCTTACAATTCCGTAACATCTTCTAACACCATATCTGAATATCCAGTTTCAAGGAAAATAAGGCCCagagttttaaaatcaaaatacttcaaagttattttcacttttactgAACTGTGATTctgtctgtaaaataaaaactccAGAATAATACAACTGATCCATAGAAAAAGTTTCTATCCAGTGAACTCAAACCTCTCAAAAGCAATACATGAAATGAGCTGAAACATAAAAGTGTTCAGCATAAACATCTCCATCAAAGGATACTGACAAAGTCATCAAATCCTAGAAGTGTTCCAACAATTTCTTTATCACT
This window harbors:
- the LSM5 gene encoding U6 snRNA-associated Sm-like protein LSm5 isoform X2; translated protein: MAANAATNPSQLLPLELVDKCIGSRIHIVMKSDKEIVGTLLGFDDFVNMVLEDVTEFEITPEGRRITKLDQILLNGNNITMLVPGGEGPEV
- the LSM5 gene encoding U6 snRNA-associated Sm-like protein LSm5 isoform X1 yields the protein MAANAATNPSQLLPLGNRRRSRELVDKCIGSRIHIVMKSDKEIVGTLLGFDDFVNMVLEDVTEFEITPEGRRITKLDQILLNGNNITMLVPGGEGPEV